From a single Flavobacteriales bacterium genomic region:
- a CDS encoding sodium:solute symporter → MNPTLILITITAYFAMLYGISVVTSRGAGNEAFFVGERKSPWYIVAFGMIGASLSGVTFISVPGMVGADKFSYLQMVLGYLPGYAVIAFVLLPLYYRLQLTSIYGYLGDRFGRNSYLTGAWFFLLSRSLGSAARLYLVAEVLQFLVFKQMGVPFVVTVVVTIALIWVYTRKGGIRTIIWTDTFQTLFMLVAVGLTVVLLGQKLGWSIGELITQVHESPLSRVFFFDDPKPGTYFWKQFLGGMFIAIAMTGLDQDMMQKNLSCRNIGEAQKNMVSFSLVLVFVNLVFLSLGALLFLYVERFGVEMPLKPDQLYPMLATDGSLPVVVGLLFILGLIAAAYSSADSALTALTTSVCVDVLEIEKRPEAERVPLRIRVHVIMSIVMVILILLFKVWNDDSVIKTVFRVAGYTYGPLLGLFAFGMLTKTAVHDRWVPLIAVLSPIITFVLDTYSIQLFGGYKFGFELLLVNGAITMVGLALLSRRG, encoded by the coding sequence ATGAACCCAACCCTGATCCTGATCACGATCACTGCCTACTTCGCAATGCTCTACGGCATTTCGGTCGTTACATCGCGCGGCGCCGGCAACGAAGCATTCTTTGTTGGCGAACGAAAAAGTCCGTGGTACATCGTCGCATTCGGGATGATCGGTGCTTCGTTGAGCGGGGTTACGTTCATCAGCGTGCCTGGCATGGTGGGGGCCGATAAGTTCAGTTACCTACAAATGGTCCTGGGTTATTTACCGGGCTACGCCGTGATCGCTTTCGTGTTGCTGCCGTTGTACTATCGGTTGCAGCTGACGTCGATCTATGGGTATCTAGGTGATCGATTCGGTCGGAATAGTTACCTCACTGGTGCCTGGTTCTTTCTCTTGAGCCGTTCGTTGGGCAGTGCAGCACGCTTGTATTTGGTGGCCGAGGTGTTGCAATTCTTGGTCTTTAAGCAAATGGGCGTTCCTTTTGTGGTAACGGTGGTGGTTACCATCGCCTTGATCTGGGTGTATACACGCAAAGGCGGTATTCGCACGATCATTTGGACCGATACGTTTCAGACCTTGTTCATGCTGGTTGCAGTGGGACTGACCGTTGTGTTGCTCGGTCAAAAATTGGGTTGGAGCATTGGTGAGTTGATCACGCAAGTGCATGAAAGCCCATTATCACGTGTATTCTTTTTCGATGACCCCAAACCGGGTACTTACTTCTGGAAACAGTTCCTAGGCGGCATGTTCATCGCCATTGCTATGACAGGGCTCGATCAGGACATGATGCAAAAGAACCTGAGCTGTCGCAACATCGGTGAAGCGCAGAAGAACATGGTGAGCTTCAGCCTTGTCCTGGTCTTCGTTAACTTGGTTTTTCTTTCGCTTGGCGCTTTGCTTTTCTTGTATGTTGAACGCTTCGGCGTTGAAATGCCATTGAAGCCAGACCAGTTGTATCCGATGCTAGCCACCGACGGCAGCCTACCTGTGGTCGTTGGGCTCTTGTTCATTCTCGGGTTGATCGCCGCAGCCTATTCCAGTGCAGATAGCGCCTTGACCGCACTGACCACCAGCGTTTGTGTAGATGTCCTTGAAATTGAAAAGCGCCCCGAAGCGGAACGCGTGCCATTACGCATTCGTGTCCACGTGATCATGAGCATTGTTATGGTGATCCTGATCCTGCTCTTCAAAGTGTGGAACGATGATAGTGTGATCAAAACGGTCTTCCGCGTTGCGGGTTACACTTATGGGCCGTTGCTCGGTCTTTTCGCTTTCGGAATGCTTACGAAAACCGCCGTTCATGATCGGTGGGTTCCGCTTATCGCTGTGTTATCTCCTATAATCACCTTTGTGTTGGATACGTATAGCATACAACTATTCGGTGGCTACAAATTCGGGTTCGAATTGCTGCTGGTGAATGGAGCGATCACGATGGTTGGGTTGGCGTTGTTGAGTAGGAGGGGGTGA
- a CDS encoding DUF4256 domain-containing protein, with translation MPPKRSLPAAETNELLKTLKTRFDKHMNRHKGVDWTTVQIKLEMNPEKLWSLSEMEATGGEPDVVGQDKKTNAFIFMDCAPESPKERRSICYDRAAWESRKEHKPKNTAVDMASEIGVELLTEEEYRDLQKLGPFDQKTSSWLRTPEKIRTLGGAIFGDYRFGTVFVYHNGAESYYGARGFRGVLRV, from the coding sequence ATGCCACCAAAAAGATCGCTACCCGCCGCAGAGACCAACGAACTGCTAAAGACACTCAAAACCCGTTTCGATAAGCACATGAACCGCCACAAAGGAGTGGATTGGACCACCGTGCAAATCAAGCTGGAAATGAATCCGGAAAAATTATGGTCGCTTAGTGAAATGGAAGCAACCGGTGGTGAGCCGGATGTGGTCGGGCAGGATAAAAAGACCAACGCATTCATCTTCATGGATTGCGCACCTGAAAGTCCAAAGGAACGCCGAAGCATTTGCTACGACCGTGCCGCATGGGAATCGCGGAAGGAACACAAGCCGAAGAATACTGCAGTGGACATGGCCTCCGAGATCGGTGTTGAGCTGTTGACCGAAGAAGAATACCGCGATCTACAGAAGCTTGGACCATTCGATCAAAAAACATCGAGCTGGCTGAGGACGCCAGAGAAGATCAGAACTTTAGGTGGCGCCATCTTCGGTGACTATCGTTTCGGAACTGTCTTCGTTTACCACAACGGAGCTGAGTCGTACTATGGTGCACGTGGATTCCGCGGTGTCTTGCGGGTCTGA
- the recR gene encoding recombination protein RecR has product MSLSSRLLENAVDQLATLPGIGRRTAMRLALDLLRREPQEVARFSDAIKEMREQVRYCEVCCNISDSTKCAICKDPSRDGALICVVEDIRDVIAIENTRQFKGLYHVLGGVISPMDGVGPDDLNTAQLLDRVSGKEVNEVILALGATLEGDTTAFYLNRRLSETNIQVSTIARGISVGGDLDQADELTLGRSIADRKPYEQSVRSK; this is encoded by the coding sequence ATGTCCCTATCATCAAGACTTCTGGAAAATGCTGTGGATCAGTTGGCCACATTGCCCGGTATTGGAAGGCGCACGGCAATGCGACTAGCCCTTGACCTGTTGCGGCGGGAACCACAGGAAGTAGCGCGTTTCAGCGATGCGATCAAGGAGATGCGGGAACAGGTCCGCTATTGCGAGGTCTGCTGCAATATCAGTGATTCCACCAAGTGTGCGATCTGCAAGGACCCTTCACGCGATGGGGCATTGATCTGCGTGGTTGAGGATATCCGCGATGTGATCGCTATTGAGAACACACGTCAATTCAAAGGGCTTTACCATGTACTCGGAGGTGTTATAAGTCCAATGGACGGCGTTGGTCCGGACGACCTCAACACCGCCCAGCTTTTGGACCGCGTATCCGGCAAGGAAGTGAACGAGGTCATCCTGGCATTAGGAGCAACGCTTGAAGGAGACACCACGGCCTTCTATCTGAACCGTAGGCTTTCCGAAACGAACATTCAAGTAAGTACCATTGCACGAGGTATAAGTGTAGGAGGCGACCTGGACCAAGCGGATGAGTTAACGCTGGGCCGTAGTATTGCCGATCGTAAACCATATGAGCAAAGTGTTCGATCGAAATAA
- a CDS encoding OmpA family protein, translated as MKRPTLLALSAVLILSSCVSKKKFVMLQGSADKMTADMAVLEADLNRCNSAKASLEATNEQLKSQVAELSTTNAALLNNVGNMVTLSAKESENLERSLESIREKDLQIKTLHDALTRKDSVTIALVTSLKGVLGNMDDTDVEINVEKGVVFISLSDKLLFKSGSYVVSDQAVAVLGKVAKVVNNKPDMDVLVEGHTDNVPVSKPCIGDNWDLSVLRATAIVRVLQNDFQVAPGRMTAGGRSEFVPLVANDTPENKSTNRRTRIVILPKLDQFYDMIEEGMKEAEDAGK; from the coding sequence ATGAAACGCCCTACCCTTCTTGCATTAAGCGCCGTTCTTATCCTCTCTTCCTGTGTGTCCAAAAAGAAGTTCGTTATGCTTCAAGGCTCCGCCGACAAGATGACAGCGGATATGGCCGTTCTCGAAGCGGATCTGAACCGTTGCAATAGTGCAAAGGCAAGCTTGGAAGCAACTAATGAGCAACTAAAAAGCCAAGTAGCCGAGTTGAGTACTACGAATGCGGCCTTGTTGAACAACGTAGGCAACATGGTTACGCTGAGCGCGAAGGAATCCGAGAATTTGGAACGTTCCTTGGAAAGCATTCGCGAAAAAGACCTGCAGATCAAGACCCTGCACGATGCGCTTACACGGAAGGATAGCGTAACCATTGCGCTTGTAACTAGCCTCAAGGGTGTACTTGGTAATATGGATGATACGGACGTGGAGATCAACGTAGAGAAAGGCGTTGTGTTCATCAGCCTTAGCGATAAGCTCTTGTTCAAGAGCGGCAGTTATGTGGTTTCCGATCAAGCCGTTGCCGTGTTGGGCAAGGTTGCCAAAGTGGTGAACAACAAACCGGACATGGATGTGTTGGTCGAAGGCCATACCGATAATGTACCGGTGAGCAAACCGTGCATCGGCGATAACTGGGACCTGAGCGTATTGCGTGCTACGGCGATCGTACGTGTATTGCAGAATGATTTCCAAGTAGCTCCAGGCCGTATGACCGCAGGTGGTCGTAGCGAATTCGTACCGTTGGTTGCGAACGACACGCCAGAGAACAAGTCGACGAATCGGCGTACGCGCATTGTTATCCTTCCTAAGCTCGATCAGTTCTACGACATGATCGAAGAAGGTATGAAGGAGGCGGAGGATGCCGGAAAATAG
- a CDS encoding DUF2029 domain-containing protein yields the protein MDFLRTHKYTLGIGLVLLALVLIEAHTIGDFEIFLQASQDLLKGENIYQIKYHEWYHYYYDAFFALLIYPLTYLPVYWATVIWLGLNVLLTLRIWQSIKFQLPLETFSPKALKVFTILTCAIAFSLWHRNIHLGQMTIFLLYLCLEGMHRIDQEEPLKGGFLLAMGISVKIMPLVLVPYLVYRHYFKGALSALVFTGLILIVPAAVIGLEQNTILLEERWALVNPMNSEHVMDVDETTFHSITTFLSVLLVKDAGAAYRTDLPRNIANVSKHTLSLVINIVRLLLVLGTLYIIRSLPFQRPTDRLQKFYEMSYIYLIIPLIFPHQQHYGFFFALPAIAYLVYHYTNAYTVRAFENWRSHRFRIIFLAVLVFFLLNSHFLLGEFRNFYDHYKTLTYGMLFLVVLLATHRPQVTGSITTSAITDKG from the coding sequence ATGGACTTTCTCCGTACACATAAATATACGCTGGGCATTGGCTTGGTCCTACTGGCCTTGGTGCTGATCGAGGCCCATACCATAGGCGACTTCGAGATATTCCTACAAGCATCGCAAGACCTGTTGAAAGGCGAGAACATTTACCAGATCAAGTACCACGAGTGGTACCACTATTACTACGACGCGTTCTTCGCTTTGCTCATTTATCCGCTCACCTACTTGCCGGTGTATTGGGCAACGGTGATCTGGCTAGGATTGAATGTGCTGCTAACGCTTCGGATCTGGCAGTCGATCAAATTTCAACTTCCGCTGGAAACATTCAGCCCGAAAGCACTGAAGGTATTTACCATCCTTACCTGCGCGATCGCATTCAGCTTGTGGCACCGGAATATCCACCTGGGCCAAATGACCATCTTCCTACTCTACTTGTGTTTGGAAGGCATGCATCGCATTGACCAAGAAGAACCACTGAAAGGAGGCTTTCTGCTGGCCATGGGTATCAGCGTGAAGATCATGCCGCTTGTATTGGTGCCGTATTTGGTCTATCGTCATTATTTCAAAGGAGCTTTAAGTGCGTTGGTCTTTACTGGCTTGATACTAATTGTTCCAGCTGCTGTGATCGGTCTTGAACAGAACACGATTCTTCTGGAAGAACGGTGGGCCTTGGTGAACCCCATGAACAGCGAACACGTAATGGATGTGGACGAGACAACATTCCATTCCATTACCACCTTCCTTTCCGTGCTACTGGTGAAGGATGCAGGAGCTGCTTACCGAACGGACCTACCCCGGAACATTGCGAATGTGAGCAAGCATACACTGAGCTTGGTGATCAACATAGTTCGGCTGCTCCTCGTACTTGGCACATTGTATATCATTCGTTCGCTTCCCTTTCAGCGACCCACCGATCGGTTGCAGAAGTTCTATGAAATGAGCTACATCTACCTGATCATCCCATTGATATTCCCACACCAACAGCATTATGGGTTTTTCTTCGCGTTACCAGCAATTGCCTATTTGGTATACCACTACACAAATGCATATACAGTGAGGGCATTTGAAAATTGGCGATCGCATCGGTTCAGGATCATCTTCTTGGCGGTACTTGTCTTCTTTCTGCTGAACAGCCATTTCTTGCTCGGTGAATTCCGGAATTTCTATGACCATTACAAAACATTGACCTATGGTATGCTGTTCTTGGTAGTTCTGCTTGCAACACATCGCCCGCAGGTAACAGGTTCAATTACAACATCCGCGATAACCGACAAAGGCTGA